The Planctomycetia bacterium nucleotide sequence CACGGCCTGAACGCCGACGATACAGAACGCCACGACCAGCAGCGCCACAGATCCGTTACGTGACATCATTCGTACTCCTATTTCAGCGCCGCGCACAAAAAGCCCAGGGAAGGCCCCCAAAGATTTGCCTATCATCCAAAGTCAACGGAGGCCTTCCCTGGGTCTAGCGGCAACCAACGTCTAATCCCTACTCGCGCGGCCGCACCAGCCGATAGCTCACAAACGCCACGCTCCGGCTATCCGGCGACCACGACGGCACGTTGATCGTTCCCTGCCCGCCGAACAGTTTGGCCAGCACGCGGATTTCGCCCCCGGCAAGCGGCATCAGTCGCAGCATCACGTCTTTGTTCTCGGGATGCCCAGTGACGTCCTTCTCGTAGGACAAAAACACCAGCCATTTGCCATCCGGCGACGGATGCGGGAACCAATCGTTGTACTCGCCGGACGTGACCTGGCTCTGCTCCCCGCCGTCGGCGTTCATTTTCCAAATCTGCATCCGGCCGCTACGAACGGAATTGAAATAAATCGTCCCATCAGGTGCATAATCAGGACCGTCATCGAGTCCCTCGGCGGTCGTCAGGCGGAGCTCCTCGCCGACGTTGATCGGAATCGTGTAGACATCGTAGTTGCCGTCGCGCTCGGCGCAATACGCCAGCGACTTCCCGTCCGGCGACCAACCATGCCAATACGAAGGCGCCAGCGGCGTGACGCGGCGCGGCTCGCCCCCCTTGGCATCGACGACAAAGATTCGCGAAGGTCCGTCCGTCTGATCGCTGATCGCCAGCAGATTGCCGTCCGGCGACAGTCCATGGTCGTTGTTGTTGCGGACCGCGCGGCCTGTGTTGATCGGCATCGGCGTGCCGCCAGCGACCGGAATGCGATAGATGCCGCCGCCTTGGTTGAACAGCAGCGACTCGCCGTCGCGCGACCAGTTCGGGGCTTCGATGTGATCGCGCGTGTGATAAACCACGCGACGATCGCCGGACGAGATCGCCACGGTCTCCAGCGTGCTTTCCAGCACGGGCTCACCGTCGCCGGAAGCTTCTGCGACGATTTCGACATTAGTGAATACCGCCTTTTCCAATCGCGCATTGTCATGCGCACAAACCGCCAGCCCAACATAGAACGGGTCTGTCAACTTGAGACGGAACGTTCCGCCAGCCGGCTTAAGTGATTCCCCCTCGGCCGCGATCGACATCGCAACATACTCGCCAATCTTTTCGATGCGCAATCGCCGTGGTGCCGTGGCGTTGGCCTGGATTTCCCGCGTTGGCTCGCCCTTTGCCTCACGATATTGCAACGAAGTCAGGCCGTCGGCATGCAGCGCCGCATCGGCGTACGCGGAGTCGTGGTCCAAACTCTGGCGGATCAACAAGCACGCCTTGCGATGCGGGTCGCCTCCGTCACCCAGCAACTCGATGTCCGCCGCGAGCGAAACATCACCCGACATCTTTTTCCAGACGTAGTGCAGCCCGTCTTCCGCGAACCACATATTGGCGCCGCTGCCCGAGACAGTATATGTCCCTCGAGCGGCGTCGAACAAAGCGCCGCCGGCATGCCCGACCTGGCCGACGTCGTGGCTTTGCTCAAAGTCGCCGATGGCGTCATCCGCCGAGATCGAACTTATCATGGTGAGCGACAAGACCGAGGCCATCAGGACCATCATTCGGCCAGACATGGGGGACTCCGAATGTAAATCGAAGGAGGGTGGGACGCAGACGCCAACTCAACAAAGCCCAGCGTAGCCGCGCCCGTATCGACGGAAAAGTATCGGGCCCAACACTTTAGATGCACACACAAAACGCCTGCAAAACTGGCATTGACAACCGCGCCAAAATTCCCGGCAAATCGTTGACAACCCTCCAAAGGTATGGTTTACTGTGCCTTGGACACGGTCATCTGGGCCGTTTCCGCACGTTCGACTTTTCCTTGGGTCATGAATGCCCATGGCAAGCCTTCGCGGCTTGCCATGGGCTTTTTTTATTGGCCCGTTCGGTTTGCTGCTTCTCTCATCTCGATCTTCACTTCCGGGAGCGTGGGTCATGGTCAGGCCAAAACGCGGTTTTACGCTCGTAGAGTTGTTGGTGGTCATCGCCATTATTGGCATCCTGATCGCCTTGCTGTTGCCCGCCTTGCAGGTGGCCCGCGAGGCCGCCCGCAGAATCAGTTGCACCAACAACCTGAAGCAGATGGGGCTGGCGGCGCACACGTATCACGCCACCTACAACTGTTTTCCGGCATCGGGGACAGTGACGACGGGGGGCGCCGGCAACGGCGTCGACGGATTGTCGATCCAATCCCGATTGCTGCCTTTCATGGAACAGGACGCGATCCACAAGTTGGTCAACTACAGCGTCAACTACAACGATCCCCTCAACGACCGGGCGCGGTTGACGACCGTGAGCTCCTACATCTGCCCCTCGGACCTCGATCGCTTGCCGCAGGAATTGGGCGGGCGAACCAACTACTACAGCAACCACGGCACGGGCATTATTTGGGGGCTGCCTTCCAAGACCTCCGGCTCCACCAACTACGGCATGCCGACGCCCAACGGCGTCTTCTTTCGTAATAGCTTTATGAAGATTGCCCGAATTCGGGATGGCGCCTCGAACACGGCGGCCTTCTCGGAGCGAATCCTGGGGGACGGCAGCAACGCCATCATTTCGCCGGAGTCCGACACGTTCAAACCCGGGACGTACCCCGCCACGGCCGATGAAGCCTTGGAACAATGCCTGGCGATCGACACCACCAACGTGGCAATGCAGGGTTACTCCAATGTAGGCGCTCCTTGGCTGCAACCTTATCATTCGACGACGGCTTACTTTCATGTCGCGCCGCCCAACAGCCGTTCCTGCATGTATCCTCCCGGACGCATCATGACAACGGCTGGCAGCCGCCATCCCGCGATGGTGAATCTCGTGCTGTGCGACGGCTCAGTGCGTACCGTGAACGATACGGTCAATCTGCTGGTTTGGCGTGGATTAGGCACGCGAGACGGCAAAGAAGTCGTGGGCGAGTTCTAGAACACCACCATTCAAACAATCTACTATGAATACTTCCCGAAGAATGAACGTCCGAGGCGCTGCCTCGTTCCTGACGATCGCCGTCGGCGCTTTGCTTTCCGCTGCAGGTTGTGGCGGGTCGGATGCGCGGTCGCTGGCCTTGGATCCGGCCGCCGCCAAACAATCCTTGGAAAAGGCCCTCACGGCCTGGAAGTCGGGGCAAACGCCGGATTCCTTGAAGACCAGCGATCCGGCGATCGTCGTCGGTGACTGGACTTGGTCGCAAGGCTACAAGCTGACGAGCTATAAGGTGCTGAACGAGAAGAGCCAGGGTCCAAACCTGTGCTGCACCGTCGAACTGGTCGTCGTGGCGCCAAAGGCCCGCGCCACGAAACAGACGGCGTCGTACACCATCACCACGAGTCCGCAAGTGACGGTCATTCGTGACGATGTTTAACAAGATGCGTTGAACGGCCCGTTTCGCACGCCCGTTGTACCTTTCAGCCAGCTTGGATCGCCGTATGAAGACCTGGGGAACCTGCGCCTTTTGGCTCGCACTGATTCTATCCGCGCCGTGCGCCCTCATGGCGGACGAGGCTCCCGCCAATGCGGAACCCAAAGCCGCGCCGCGCAAGCGGCCGGAGATGAAAGCGGCCTTGGAGCAACTCAAGCACCGGAAGTCGCGCTTGGCGTTGCCGCCGGCGAAAGAGGGTGAATCGACGGTCAACAACGGCCGCGCACGCGCCTATTTTTTGCCCGCCGAATGGCAGACTCCCAACACGCAGAATGCTCAGCGTTCTTCCAGCGGTGTGCGCGGGCCGAGTGATCCCGCGATGACGTTGGACTACGTC carries:
- a CDS encoding DUF1559 domain-containing protein encodes the protein MVRPKRGFTLVELLVVIAIIGILIALLLPALQVAREAARRISCTNNLKQMGLAAHTYHATYNCFPASGTVTTGGAGNGVDGLSIQSRLLPFMEQDAIHKLVNYSVNYNDPLNDRARLTTVSSYICPSDLDRLPQELGGRTNYYSNHGTGIIWGLPSKTSGSTNYGMPTPNGVFFRNSFMKIARIRDGASNTAAFSERILGDGSNAIISPESDTFKPGTYPATADEALEQCLAIDTTNVAMQGYSNVGAPWLQPYHSTTAYFHVAPPNSRSCMYPPGRIMTTAGSRHPAMVNLVLCDGSVRTVNDTVNLLVWRGLGTRDGKEVVGEF